Proteins co-encoded in one Vibrio fortis genomic window:
- a CDS encoding quaternary amine ABC transporter ATP-binding protein — MTNKPLIEISGLYKVFGPKPKSVIERIHNGQNKDQILADTGHTVGLKEINLEINRGEIFVIMGLSGSGKSTLIRHFNRLIEPTEGKITVEGTDVMSLNTKELEEFRRHKMSMVFQRFGLMPHRTVVENVAYGLEVQGIKKETRLAKASEWLDTVGLKGYENQYPAQLSGGQQQRVGLSRALCTNAEILLMDEAFSALDPLIRSEMQDQLIELQEKLHKTIIFITHDLDEALRLGDRIAILKDGELVQQGTPHEILLHPADDYVEAFVKDVNRARALTVETVMQPPLYRITSETIEGALAQMKMLKHDYAYHVTDEGYQGLVTKESLQDAVEDNSVSDFSDDIYEEVPAVNPDAVIEEILQDTMSCEYSLPVVDEEGNLKGELERSAVADIFAEPGETETAPKPVIDKAS, encoded by the coding sequence ATGACTAATAAGCCTCTGATTGAAATTAGCGGACTGTATAAAGTATTCGGCCCCAAGCCAAAGTCGGTGATCGAGCGTATTCATAATGGTCAAAACAAAGACCAAATCCTTGCCGATACGGGTCATACCGTGGGTCTGAAAGAGATAAATCTAGAAATCAATCGTGGTGAGATATTCGTTATCATGGGGCTATCTGGCTCTGGTAAGTCGACATTGATTCGCCACTTCAATCGCTTGATTGAGCCAACAGAAGGCAAAATCACCGTTGAAGGCACCGACGTAATGAGCCTCAACACCAAAGAGTTGGAAGAGTTTCGTCGTCACAAGATGTCGATGGTCTTCCAACGCTTTGGATTAATGCCTCACCGTACTGTGGTTGAAAATGTCGCTTATGGGCTTGAGGTCCAAGGTATCAAAAAGGAAACGCGATTAGCCAAAGCATCCGAATGGTTAGACACGGTTGGCCTTAAGGGCTATGAAAATCAATACCCTGCTCAGTTGTCTGGTGGTCAGCAACAGCGAGTTGGTTTGTCACGCGCGCTCTGTACTAATGCGGAAATCCTATTGATGGATGAAGCATTCTCAGCTCTCGACCCACTGATTCGTAGTGAGATGCAAGATCAGCTTATCGAGCTCCAAGAGAAACTGCATAAAACCATTATCTTCATTACCCACGATTTAGACGAAGCGCTGCGACTTGGTGACCGAATAGCGATCCTGAAAGACGGTGAACTGGTTCAACAAGGCACGCCGCATGAAATCCTTTTGCATCCTGCGGATGATTACGTAGAAGCTTTCGTTAAAGACGTTAACCGTGCACGAGCATTGACCGTTGAAACAGTAATGCAACCTCCACTCTATCGCATTACTTCGGAAACAATTGAGGGCGCACTGGCTCAAATGAAGATGTTGAAGCACGATTATGCTTACCATGTTACAGATGAGGGTTATCAAGGTCTCGTGACCAAAGAGAGCTTACAAGATGCCGTTGAAGACAACAGCGTGAGTGACTTTAGTGATGATATCTATGAAGAGGTTCCAGCAGTCAACCCGGATGCTGTTATCGAAGAGATTCTGCAAGATACCATGTCTTGCGAATACTCATTGCCAGTCGTTGACGAAGAAGGCAACTTGAAAGGTGAACTCGAACGAAGTGCTGTCGCCGACATTTTTGCGGAACCTGGAGAAACTGAAACTGCCCCAAAGCCCGTGATTGATAAGGCCTCTTAG
- a CDS encoding glycosyltransferase family 4 protein translates to MNTKTDNTNDLATHGLVYDPIPFAGGSKIATLEMLMTTHESIKNHPSQRVNFTIITADPNSWNSAVTNLNAKVITLPNWGFLTVPQGLRYWIAQCILALMLLFTCIRLPRVDYAVGASNPGIDMALYIIKWVSRVPIIQLVHGPVGLSRSIGHCFTRADSVFYLSSSVESIHAALSCYFSKTHDDEQAEIMTRSVLENARFESFNNGLTHSNWPTPSKGTSNQVFWAASLLKWKGLETLNTALDIANQTTPWDANICYITPQNTHLGVSSLPTENAHTKLFHAPTNLDQIRADSGIFVSTSINEPFGLSVLESLAAGLCVVIPNDGAYWDQVLEHKVNCLKFTPQNPQSLYETVQQLMDDPQLRQRLSQACLEMSKQYRADQCYTSICVALRGQSHNAKVVSSLETSHD, encoded by the coding sequence ATGAATACTAAAACAGATAATACCAACGACCTCGCTACACATGGATTGGTTTATGATCCGATTCCATTTGCAGGCGGTTCTAAAATTGCAACACTTGAAATGTTGATGACCACTCACGAATCAATTAAAAATCATCCAAGCCAACGGGTGAACTTTACGATTATTACCGCTGATCCTAATTCTTGGAATTCAGCTGTCACCAATCTCAATGCGAAAGTGATTACTCTACCTAACTGGGGTTTTCTTACTGTTCCTCAGGGACTGCGTTATTGGATAGCTCAATGTATTTTAGCTTTGATGTTGCTATTTACATGTATCCGTTTACCACGTGTTGACTATGCCGTTGGTGCCTCAAACCCAGGTATTGATATGGCTCTGTATATCATCAAATGGGTGTCGAGAGTGCCTATCATACAGCTAGTTCATGGACCTGTTGGGCTTTCTCGTTCAATCGGCCATTGCTTTACACGCGCTGATTCCGTGTTCTATTTGTCTTCAAGTGTCGAGTCAATTCACGCCGCTCTAAGCTGTTATTTTTCTAAAACTCATGATGATGAGCAAGCTGAAATCATGACGCGCTCCGTGCTTGAAAACGCTAGATTTGAATCGTTTAACAACGGTTTAACTCATTCAAACTGGCCAACGCCGAGTAAAGGAACGTCCAACCAAGTTTTTTGGGCTGCTTCCCTGCTCAAATGGAAAGGGTTAGAAACACTCAACACGGCATTAGATATTGCTAACCAAACTACACCATGGGATGCCAATATTTGCTATATCACGCCGCAAAACACACATTTAGGTGTTAGCAGTCTGCCAACTGAAAACGCGCATACTAAACTGTTTCATGCGCCTACCAATCTCGATCAAATACGTGCAGATTCGGGTATTTTTGTCTCTACCAGTATCAACGAACCATTTGGGTTATCTGTTCTAGAGAGCCTAGCTGCGGGGTTGTGCGTTGTGATTCCAAATGATGGTGCTTATTGGGATCAAGTTCTTGAACACAAGGTCAACTGTCTTAAATTCACGCCACAAAACCCGCAATCTTTGTATGAGACAGTACAACAACTGATGGATGATCCGCAGCTTCGCCAACGTTTGTCACAAGCCTGTTTAGAGATGTCTAAGCAGTATCGAGCGGATCAGTGTTATACCTCTATTTGTGTCGCACTGCGTGGACAATCTCACAATGCAAAAGTGGTCAGTTCATTGGAGACTTCACATGATTAA
- a CDS encoding ABC transporter permease — protein sequence MADNSWLSSFPEMERSDLRAIKKTLDGAYRDFSREYGEMIESFFDPLLSFLVWFEKLLISTPWFIVLAVCTALVYAASRSWKLALGCVGSLLLIGYFGMWEDTMRTLSIITVCTLVSICLGIPIGIAMARSNRVQSMVTPLLDIMQTMPAFVYLIPVVMLLGIGKIPGLIAVVIYAIPPVIRLTNLGIRLVDKEVLEAATAFGANKKQRLWGVQLPLAMPTIMAGINQTIMMALSMVVIASMIGVKGLGQPVLKSITNQYFTLGLLNGFAIVALAILFDRASQAYAKRTNAHLGGFKHD from the coding sequence ATGGCTGACAATAGCTGGTTATCCAGTTTTCCTGAAATGGAACGCTCAGATTTACGAGCAATTAAGAAAACACTAGACGGCGCCTACCGCGATTTTTCTCGTGAATATGGCGAAATGATTGAATCTTTCTTTGACCCTCTGCTCTCCTTCCTCGTCTGGTTTGAAAAACTCTTGATCTCTACCCCTTGGTTTATAGTTCTCGCTGTTTGTACCGCTCTTGTGTACGCTGCGAGCAGATCGTGGAAACTTGCATTAGGCTGTGTTGGTTCACTGCTTCTGATTGGTTACTTTGGGATGTGGGAAGACACAATGCGCACCCTCAGTATCATTACCGTGTGTACCTTAGTGTCGATATGTTTGGGTATTCCCATTGGAATTGCGATGGCACGATCTAATCGCGTCCAGTCTATGGTTACACCGCTCCTCGATATTATGCAAACCATGCCAGCGTTCGTGTATTTGATACCTGTAGTCATGCTGCTTGGTATCGGCAAGATCCCGGGGCTTATCGCGGTTGTGATTTACGCTATCCCACCTGTGATTCGTCTAACCAACCTAGGTATTCGTTTAGTTGATAAAGAAGTTCTTGAAGCAGCGACCGCGTTTGGTGCCAATAAAAAGCAACGTCTTTGGGGCGTTCAACTTCCCTTGGCTATGCCAACCATTATGGCAGGGATTAACCAGACCATCATGATGGCACTGTCGATGGTGGTAATCGCGTCTATGATTGGTGTTAAAGGGCTAGGACAACCTGTATTAAAGTCAATTACCAACCAATACTTCACCTTAGGTCTACTTAATGGTTTCGCTATCGTGGCATTAGCCATTTTATTCGACCGCGCGTCACAAGCGTACGCAAAACGAACTAACGCTCACTTAGGAGGGTTTAAACATGACTAA
- a CDS encoding glycosyltransferase — translation MNNKKNILFVHYGDNWIRGSEACLINLVASLNKAKFRPVVWSNCEPLAEHFKQQSVPIVHTPFQLLFGWNAPRFNLYQWGVQLKQATDLIKQHKIDLVHINSGAPCQWMCIAAKLCGVPVVTQLHSDYQLRDRFTLGLHLSPNIACVSHDVSKGLLDDGYPQDQLSVIHNGVVQHRTTNKDVREELDIPQSSFVFITVGSLIIRKGVDLILQSLNRIQSQQDAHLIVIGDGEDRGNLIALATDLGLASKVHFVGEREDVADWLCGNVDAFISGARYEAFGLVLAEAGLARLPVIAPRVGGIPEFIHHNRTGLLFDPSNPIDDMCHQMTRLMSDAHLRGDLASQLYHLTHSDLTIEANTQQFENLYRKVINQNGSSSLFNGLKPLVRWAFH, via the coding sequence ATGAACAACAAAAAGAACATACTCTTTGTGCATTACGGTGATAACTGGATTCGTGGTAGCGAAGCGTGCTTAATCAATTTAGTTGCTAGCTTGAACAAGGCAAAATTTCGACCTGTGGTTTGGAGCAATTGCGAACCGTTAGCCGAGCACTTCAAACAGCAGTCAGTACCTATCGTTCACACGCCTTTTCAATTGTTGTTTGGCTGGAATGCTCCAAGATTCAATCTTTACCAATGGGGTGTTCAATTAAAGCAAGCTACCGACCTCATCAAACAGCATAAGATTGACCTTGTTCATATCAACAGTGGCGCTCCATGCCAATGGATGTGTATCGCGGCCAAACTGTGTGGCGTGCCAGTTGTGACTCAACTTCATAGTGACTATCAACTACGAGATCGTTTTACACTCGGGCTTCACCTCTCACCGAATATCGCCTGCGTGAGTCACGATGTCAGTAAAGGCTTGCTTGATGACGGCTATCCCCAAGACCAGCTGTCTGTTATTCACAATGGTGTCGTTCAACATCGAACAACAAACAAAGACGTACGAGAAGAGCTAGATATCCCGCAATCAAGCTTCGTGTTCATTACCGTTGGCTCGTTGATAATCAGAAAAGGTGTTGATTTAATCCTTCAATCTCTGAATCGAATCCAATCTCAACAAGATGCGCACTTGATTGTCATTGGTGATGGTGAGGACAGAGGCAACCTGATCGCATTAGCGACCGACTTAGGGTTAGCGTCTAAGGTTCACTTTGTAGGAGAAAGAGAAGATGTGGCAGACTGGCTGTGTGGTAACGTCGACGCGTTTATTAGCGGCGCGAGATACGAAGCCTTTGGTTTAGTTCTTGCTGAAGCAGGACTGGCGAGGCTACCCGTCATCGCTCCTCGTGTTGGTGGTATACCCGAGTTTATCCACCATAATCGCACCGGTCTTTTATTTGACCCTAGCAATCCTATCGATGACATGTGCCATCAGATGACCCGACTTATGTCAGATGCGCATTTACGAGGCGACCTCGCGAGTCAACTTTATCACTTAACACACTCGGATCTCACCATCGAAGCAAATACTCAGCAATTTGAAAACCTATACCGCAAGGTCATCAACCAGAACGGCTCATCTTCCCTATTCAACGGCTTAAAACCGCTTGTTCGCTGGGCATTTCATTAA
- a CDS encoding P-loop NTPase family protein yields MTISATQAEVEKLYLTAELNGYRSTCITACQSGDGVTSIASAFAERCMLAGHSTLYVDLNLFNPAFHDLDLVNLEQQGQLIEHKESKRLFVGVPAPREASTQLAFKDPTTLKSTVAKWLTQYDRVVIDTSPLLQVNKGNIPAQSVANACDSTLLVLAYGETTTSQLEQAKQLLATDGILLSGAIMNMKHAPSFTQELGRQLNRMKFIPQKWRTNLCNKLSQNEFLNLPI; encoded by the coding sequence ATGACTATTTCAGCCACACAAGCCGAAGTCGAAAAGCTCTATTTAACAGCAGAGCTTAATGGCTACCGTTCGACATGTATTACCGCCTGCCAAAGTGGTGACGGCGTCACCTCTATTGCTTCAGCATTTGCAGAGCGCTGTATGCTTGCCGGTCACTCAACTCTGTATGTCGACTTAAATCTATTTAACCCTGCGTTCCACGACCTTGACCTGGTTAACCTTGAACAGCAGGGCCAGTTGATTGAGCACAAAGAGTCTAAACGACTATTTGTTGGTGTACCTGCTCCGCGCGAAGCGTCTACTCAATTAGCGTTTAAAGATCCTACAACGCTAAAAAGTACGGTTGCCAAATGGTTAACGCAATACGACCGTGTAGTAATAGATACTTCGCCACTATTGCAAGTCAATAAAGGTAATATCCCTGCACAATCTGTTGCCAATGCTTGTGATTCCACCCTACTAGTGCTCGCTTATGGTGAGACAACAACCAGTCAACTGGAACAAGCGAAACAACTACTAGCCACTGATGGTATTTTACTATCTGGTGCCATCATGAATATGAAACACGCACCAAGTTTCACTCAAGAGTTGGGGCGTCAATTAAACAGAATGAAGTTTATTCCCCAAAAGTGGCGTACCAACCTTTGCAACAAACTTTCTCAAAATGAGTTCTTAAACCTCCCTATTTAG
- a CDS encoding glycosyltransferase family 4 protein, translating to MSTTKPNAAQSLEIEPQEIWLLLDSQTFGGIETHVLELAKGLKAHQYMVRIVLLTLYSPAPPIIERLVQTKLNYSFLQDLASNQGSPLVQLKQAVETYQPKLLHCHGYKSSIIGKLTKTLNPRLSLYQVSTYHAGETPKGRVWLYDALDRYTGFLSSHSLVVSNKIKDKIPSTTTLLNNFVSMPERQISHDVCSESCRFGFVGRLSHEKAADRFLDLASQFPKHQFHLFGDGPERERLELLKTDNCTFHGHQQNMKHVWQSIDLLVIPSRYEGLPMSALEAMSLGIPVIATAVGNLPQLINHNENGYLANQPEELTACANRWLSLSQNERTFISQNAIETIHHTYSPQAVIPQLLQCYGL from the coding sequence ATGAGTACAACCAAGCCTAACGCAGCTCAATCACTCGAGATTGAACCTCAAGAGATTTGGCTGTTGCTCGACAGCCAAACTTTTGGGGGAATTGAAACTCATGTATTGGAGTTAGCTAAAGGGCTCAAAGCGCATCAGTACATGGTGCGCATTGTTTTGCTCACCCTTTACTCGCCAGCACCACCGATCATTGAACGTCTAGTACAAACCAAACTCAACTACTCTTTTCTCCAGGATTTGGCTTCCAATCAAGGATCACCATTAGTACAGCTCAAGCAAGCTGTTGAAACTTACCAGCCCAAGCTACTTCACTGCCACGGGTACAAATCCAGCATTATTGGTAAGCTCACCAAAACGCTCAACCCTCGCCTTTCACTTTACCAAGTATCCACCTATCACGCGGGGGAAACGCCAAAAGGTCGCGTTTGGTTATATGATGCACTCGATCGCTACACAGGTTTTCTATCTAGTCATTCGCTTGTGGTTAGCAACAAAATCAAAGATAAGATTCCCAGTACAACAACACTGCTCAATAACTTTGTTTCGATGCCAGAACGCCAGATTTCTCATGATGTTTGTTCAGAGTCATGCCGGTTTGGCTTCGTCGGTCGCTTAAGTCATGAGAAAGCTGCCGATCGATTTTTGGATTTGGCTAGCCAATTTCCCAAGCATCAGTTTCATCTATTTGGTGATGGTCCCGAGCGTGAACGGTTAGAGTTACTAAAAACGGATAACTGTACCTTTCATGGCCATCAGCAAAACATGAAACACGTTTGGCAAAGCATAGACTTGCTTGTTATCCCATCTCGTTACGAAGGTTTACCAATGTCTGCACTTGAAGCGATGTCACTCGGCATTCCTGTGATTGCGACCGCCGTTGGTAATTTGCCCCAACTTATTAATCATAATGAGAACGGTTATCTCGCCAATCAACCAGAAGAACTTACAGCGTGCGCGAACCGTTGGCTATCCCTCTCTCAGAATGAAAGAACGTTCATCAGCCAAAACGCGATTGAAACTATTCATCATACCTACTCCCCCCAAGCTGTTATCCCACAATTGCTACAGTGTTACGGGCTCTGA
- a CDS encoding ABC transporter substrate-binding protein — protein sequence MKYKLSSMFLLVAAASNANAGECGSVTIADMNWNSATLIANIDRFILEHGYGCDAELIPGDTMPTGTSMIEKGQPDVAPELWSNSLKTALDKGVEEKRLRYAGKALVNGGEEGFWVPKYLVSQYPEIATIEGVRKHAKLFKHPEDPDTSAFYSCPAGWNCQISAGNLFNALALEESGFSIVDPGSSAGLSGAIAKAYEREEAWFGYYWAPTAVLGKYDMVKVDFGSGVDKDEFVNCTTQEECEDPKATMYPPSPVHTITTESFASRAPEAYDYFTKRGFTNDKMNALLAWMEDNQADGEEAMLHFLSEYPDIWHPWVSQDVAKKVEAEL from the coding sequence ATGAAATACAAGTTAAGCTCCATGTTTTTGTTAGTCGCCGCAGCCAGTAACGCTAACGCTGGTGAATGTGGCAGCGTAACAATCGCCGACATGAACTGGAACTCTGCAACACTCATCGCCAATATCGATAGGTTTATCCTAGAACATGGCTACGGTTGTGACGCGGAATTGATTCCCGGCGACACCATGCCAACTGGCACCTCCATGATTGAAAAAGGTCAACCTGATGTAGCCCCTGAACTTTGGAGCAACAGTTTGAAAACCGCGCTCGATAAAGGCGTTGAAGAAAAAAGACTCCGTTACGCGGGTAAAGCACTCGTAAACGGTGGTGAAGAGGGTTTTTGGGTACCTAAATATCTAGTGAGCCAATATCCTGAAATTGCGACCATCGAAGGGGTTCGTAAACACGCCAAATTATTCAAACATCCGGAAGATCCAGATACATCCGCATTTTACAGCTGCCCTGCAGGTTGGAACTGCCAAATCAGTGCAGGCAACCTCTTCAATGCATTAGCGCTCGAAGAGAGTGGCTTTAGCATTGTCGATCCAGGCTCTAGTGCGGGTCTCTCTGGGGCTATCGCCAAAGCTTATGAGCGTGAAGAAGCGTGGTTTGGTTATTACTGGGCACCAACAGCGGTGCTCGGTAAATATGACATGGTTAAAGTCGATTTTGGCAGTGGTGTCGATAAAGATGAGTTCGTAAATTGTACGACGCAAGAAGAGTGTGAAGATCCAAAAGCAACAATGTACCCGCCTTCTCCAGTACACACCATTACCACCGAAAGCTTTGCAAGTCGTGCGCCAGAAGCCTACGACTACTTCACTAAACGTGGGTTCACTAACGACAAGATGAATGCTCTATTAGCTTGGATGGAAGACAATCAAGCCGACGGTGAAGAAGCGATGCTGCACTTTTTAAGCGAATATCCAGACATTTGGCACCCTTGGGTATCTCAAGATGTTGCTAAGAAAGTGGAAGCAGAGCTGTAA
- a CDS encoding Hpt domain-containing protein, which yields MTVTNTESQALVDESVLQQMIVDTSAEVIPILIDHYVTESKTRIDAIKKAAESQDGEALEFEVHTLGSTSLALGNRALSTLARDIERQCLEKQTEIAFTRVDELLTLADDSIQALIDRKELGF from the coding sequence ATGACAGTTACCAATACTGAAAGCCAAGCCCTTGTTGATGAATCAGTTCTACAGCAAATGATTGTAGATACCAGCGCAGAGGTCATCCCTATTCTGATCGATCACTATGTGACCGAGTCTAAAACACGTATTGATGCTATAAAAAAAGCAGCCGAATCCCAAGATGGTGAAGCGCTTGAGTTCGAAGTACACACTTTAGGCAGTACATCACTCGCTCTAGGGAACCGCGCACTCTCTACCCTAGCTCGGGACATTGAACGTCAGTGCTTAGAGAAGCAAACCGAAATCGCTTTTACACGTGTAGATGAGTTACTCACACTTGCAGATGACTCGATACAGGCACTGATAGACCGAAAAGAGCTTGGTTTCTAA
- a CDS encoding sigma-54-dependent transcriptional regulator has product MRPKVLLVEDSTSLAVLYKQYVKDEPYDIFHVETGAEAKKFIERHTPQLVILDLKLPDMSGEEVLDWITENEVPTAVVIATAHGSVDIAVSLIQRGAEDFLEKPIQAERLKTSVQLHLKRAKLENLVEDIKSKFDRESFQGFIGSCLPMQAVYKTIDSVAPTTASVFINGESGTGKEVCAEAIHKESQRRDKPFVAINCGAIPRDLMESEIFGHVKGAFTGATTDRKGAAMQAHGGTLFLDELCEMELEMQKKLLRFLQTGTFTPLGATREVKVDVRIICATNRDPLLEVEEGRFREDLYYRVHVVPIEMPPLRERGSDIVTLCKHFLKIYAKQDGKKFKSIDKEAQVLLKNYPWPGNVRQLQNIIRNIVVLNNETSVTKEMIPAPINGTGGRSKVVTPIKRVEPVREVVTETVAKPAPLTPEQIETPAETSGPALTAADGSIRPMWKIEREAIQNAINHCDGNVLNAAVLLELSPSTVYRKKQAWEAEDEYNQA; this is encoded by the coding sequence ATGCGCCCTAAAGTATTGTTGGTTGAAGACTCCACTTCATTAGCTGTTTTATACAAACAGTATGTAAAAGACGAGCCCTATGACATTTTCCACGTCGAAACAGGGGCGGAAGCTAAAAAATTTATTGAGCGTCATACCCCTCAACTGGTTATTCTCGACCTTAAATTGCCTGATATGTCAGGGGAAGAGGTACTGGATTGGATAACTGAAAATGAAGTCCCTACTGCTGTGGTTATTGCGACTGCTCATGGTTCGGTCGATATTGCTGTGAGCCTCATTCAGCGCGGTGCAGAAGACTTTCTCGAAAAACCAATCCAAGCAGAACGCCTAAAAACCTCAGTACAACTGCACCTTAAGCGTGCCAAGTTAGAAAACCTAGTTGAAGATATAAAAAGTAAATTCGATAGAGAATCTTTCCAAGGGTTTATTGGTTCCTGCTTACCGATGCAAGCTGTGTACAAGACCATCGATTCAGTAGCCCCTACCACTGCCAGCGTATTTATTAATGGCGAGAGTGGTACAGGTAAAGAAGTCTGTGCAGAAGCCATTCACAAAGAGAGTCAACGCCGCGATAAACCGTTTGTGGCGATTAACTGTGGCGCAATCCCTAGAGATCTGATGGAGAGTGAGATCTTTGGTCATGTTAAAGGGGCGTTTACAGGTGCAACGACCGACAGAAAAGGTGCGGCGATGCAAGCACATGGCGGTACTCTCTTTCTCGACGAGCTTTGTGAAATGGAGCTCGAAATGCAGAAGAAGCTCCTGCGATTCTTACAGACGGGTACATTTACGCCATTGGGTGCAACTCGTGAAGTCAAAGTGGATGTGCGAATCATCTGTGCAACCAACCGCGACCCGCTGCTAGAAGTTGAGGAAGGTCGCTTTAGAGAAGACCTCTATTATCGCGTTCACGTTGTCCCTATTGAGATGCCACCTCTGCGTGAGCGAGGCAGTGACATTGTCACACTTTGTAAGCACTTTCTGAAAATCTACGCTAAGCAAGATGGCAAGAAGTTTAAGTCGATCGATAAAGAAGCGCAGGTCTTGCTAAAGAACTATCCATGGCCGGGTAATGTTCGTCAGCTACAGAACATAATTCGCAATATTGTTGTTCTTAATAATGAAACCAGTGTGACCAAAGAGATGATTCCTGCCCCGATTAATGGAACCGGTGGCCGTAGCAAAGTCGTGACACCGATTAAGCGAGTAGAACCCGTTCGAGAGGTCGTAACAGAAACCGTCGCCAAACCAGCTCCATTGACTCCAGAGCAAATCGAAACACCAGCGGAAACCAGCGGCCCTGCTCTCACCGCCGCTGATGGTAGTATTCGTCCGATGTGGAAGATCGAACGAGAAGCTATCCAGAATGCAATTAACCATTGTGACGGTAACGTCTTAAATGCTGCTGTGCTATTAGAGCTTAGCCCTTCTACCGTTTATCGTAAGAAGCAGGCGTGGGAAGCGGAAGATGAGTACAACCAAGCCTAA